One Salvelinus sp. IW2-2015 linkage group LG4q.2, ASM291031v2, whole genome shotgun sequence DNA window includes the following coding sequences:
- the LOC111963359 gene encoding exocyst complex component 3-like protein 4 isoform X2: MPSRDQMAGIGEPGDMEEVNEAQGLEGDRSSLKSTMERNVKTQPDGPVKEKKLGMMKQFRESIKRVGERGPLASNSQESKDKSNSEQGGHGIDPEVTSPTHQLPPPPSPCLSAGSPMASPLKGLGGEGGESAEDSLQKKHTRTRSDPSAIGDSLLKKGASIRRSLRLVGNKKDKALKQEQLQPVTEITVDEKREKERVEIKESYILPEIPLTPLSVMQINKLIGMEVLEEAYLNLLSLCQEFQQEREECTEEASSMELAKKEKDLRLLYNALLDKVKEIVRDSNSFPSRNKDLLVHVAHVIQEEEKREAEPGVAGMVGPGGWRGAWREAVSEGVQATLKSVHLDRPEQNTSWLAIHLGMLGKAIVEDLKKVKGELQGSYPPSFNVFSTYVSCYHGAVSQHLKRLQQQVTDLKDYYTLLDWIINHYESEKVMSSPSLRPEMEAENIGLSLEEGFLDQLKGKYCMRAKEDMRASLDKILEIENEDMWIKKQAPETDDEHFFKSDIHMDIWTKVKSNAVNSKRIDADLEMRIVCSCLEELQQFPKRFENEFRYCCNSMENPSLWADYQITYINSFKALKEHMEGYRESCPTQVDHLSREVDGLVHRLVQGLEDQFKNDVRPYLRRMMTRKWLSTDEDFQQLLSRTEKLAQRCSQMRHPYVQMFVSNLHYYVVKEYVSQLMKNNYSCKNRKHDKAATKMRVQWDELNDLFEEMKTTHDWLHPVGDHLSNIIGEKNKRDIKNHLKHLVADYPDISKKHLSSVLYFRGLVRGREKRVILQCLTELKKKLGTAGNTGDKKRGLFIDMQQ; this comes from the exons ATGCCAAGCAGAGATCAGATGGCAGGGATTGGGGAACCTGGGGACATGGAGGAGGTGAATGAAGCTCAGGGTCTAGAGGGGGACAGATCCTCCCTCAAATCCACTATGGAGAGGAACGTGAAGACACAACCTGACGGCCCGGTGAAGGAGAAGAAACTGGGGATGATGAAGCAATTCAGGGAGAGCATCAAGCGGGTTGGAGAGAGGGGTCCTCTGGCCTCAAACAGCCAAGAGTCAAAGGACAAATCCAATTCAGAACAGGGGGGACATGGTATTGACCCTGAAGTGACCTCACCAACCCATCAGCTGCCACCCCCTCCCTCACCAT GTTTGAGTGCTGGGTCTCCTATGGCCTCTCCCCTGAAGGGTCtaggtggggagggaggagagagtgcagAAGATTCACTCCAGAAAAAGCACACCAGAACACGCTCAG ACCCATCGGCAATTGGGGACTCTCTTCTAAAGAAGGGGGCTTCCATTCGACGGAGTTTGCGACTTGTGGGGAATAAGAAGGACAAGGCCCTCAAACAGGAGCAGCTCCAGCCTGTCACTGAGATCACtgtggatgagaagagagagaaggagagggtagaGATAAAAGAGTCATACATACTCCCAGAGATACCCCTCACACCCCTCTCAG TGATGCAGATCAATAAGCTGATTGGGATGGAGGTGCTGGAGGAGGCCTATCTGAACCTCCTCTCCCTGTGCCAGGAGTTccagcaggagagggaggagtgcaCGGAGGAGGCCTCCTCTATGGAGCTGGCCAAGAAGGAGAAGGACCTGAGGCTCCTTTACAATGCCCTGCTGGACAAGGTGAAGGAAATAGTGCGGGACTCCAACTCCTTTCCCTCTCGCAACAAGGATCTCTTGGTGCATGTGGCCCATGTcatccaggaggaggagaagagggaggcagaGCCTGGGGTCGCGGGCATGGTTGGGCCTGGGGGTTGGCGGGGGGCCTGGAGAGAGGCTGTGAGCGAGGGTGTACAGGCCACACTGAAGAGTGTTCACTTGGACAGGCCCGAGCAGAATACCTCCTGGCTGGCTATCCACCTGGGTATGCTGGGCAAGGCCATCGTGGAGGACTTGAAGAAGGTGAAGGGAGAGCTGCAAGGCTCTTACCCACCCAGCTTCAATGTGTTCAGCACCTATGTGAGCTGTTACCATGGTGCTGTCAGCCAGCACCTGAAGAGGCTTCAGCAGCAGGTGACAGATCTGAAGGACTACTACACCCTGCTGGACTGGATCATCAATCACTATGAGAG TGAGAAGGTAATGAGTAGTCCTTCATTGAGACCAGAGATGGAAGCTGAGAACATAGGCCTCTCCCTGGAGGAGGGTTTCCTGGACCAGCTCAAGGGGAAATACTGCATGCGGGCAAAG GAGGACATGAGAGCTTCACTGGATAAAATATTAGAGATTGAAAATGAGGACATGTGGATAAAGAAACAGGCACCAGAGACTGACGATGAAcacttttttaaatctgacatacACATGGATATCTGGACG AAAGTTAAGAGCAATGCTGTAAACTCCAAGAGGATTGATGCAGACCTGGAGATGAGAATAGTCTGTTCCTGCCTAGAAGAGTTACAGCAGTTTCCCAAGCG ATTTGAGAACGAATTTAGGTACTGCTGTAACAGTATGGAAAACCCTTCACTTTGGGCTGACTATCAGATAACCTACATCAACAGCTTTAAAGCTCTTAA gGAGCACATGGAGGGTTACAGAGAGAGCTGCCCGACACAGGTGGACCATCTCAGCAGAGAGGTGGATGGCTTGGTCCATAGACTGGTCCAGGGCCTGGAGGACCAGTTTAAGAATGATGTCAGG CCTTACCTCAGGAGAATGATGACGAGGAAGTGGCTCTCCACAGATGAGGACTTTCAACAGCTGTtgagcaggacagagaagctggCCCAGCGCTGTTCACAAATGAGACATCCATATGTACAG ATGTTTGTGAGCAACTTGCACTACTATGTGGTGAAAGAGTATGTCTCCCAGCTGATGAAAAACAACTACTCCTGTAAGAACAGGAAGCATGACAAAGCAGCCACCAAGATGAGGGTGCAGTGGGATGAACTCAATGATTTGTTTGAGGAAATG AAGACAACACATGACTGGCTCCACCCAGTAGGAGACCACCTGAGTAACATAATTGGGGAAAAGAACAAGAGAGACATAAAGAACCACCTGAAACATTTAGTAGCGGACTACCCAGACATCAG TAAGAAGCACCTATCGTCCGTGCTGTACTTCAGGGGCTTGGTGCGGGGCAGGGAGAAGCGGGTAATCCTGCAGTGTCTCACTGAGCTGAAGAAGAAACTAGGAACTGCAGGGAACACTGGAGATAAAAAAAGAGGCCTCTTCATTGATATGCAG caATGA
- the LOC111963359 gene encoding exocyst complex component 3-like protein 4 isoform X1, with product MPSRDQMAGIGEPGDMEEVNEAQGLEGDRSSLKSTMERNVKTQPDGPVKEKKLGMMKQFRESIKRVGERGPLASNSQESKDKSNSEQGGHGIDPEVTSPTHQLPPPPSPCLSAGSPMASPLKGLGGEGGESAEDSLQKKHTRTRSDPSAIGDSLLKKGASIRRSLRLVGNKKDKALKQEQLQPVTEITVDEKREKERVEIKESYILPEIPLTPLSVMQINKLIGMEVLEEAYLNLLSLCQEFQQEREECTEEASSMELAKKEKDLRLLYNALLDKVKEIVRDSNSFPSRNKDLLVHVAHVIQEEEKREAEPGVAGMVGPGGWRGAWREAVSEGVQATLKSVHLDRPEQNTSWLAIHLGMLGKAIVEDLKKVKGELQGSYPPSFNVFSTYVSCYHGAVSQHLKRLQQQVTDLKDYYTLLDWIINHYESEKVMSSPSLRPEMEAENIGLSLEEGFLDQLKGKYCMRAKEDMRASLDKILEIENEDMWIKKQAPETDDEHFFKSDIHMDIWTKVKSNAVNSKRIDADLEMRIVCSCLEELQQFPKRFENEFRYCCNSMENPSLWADYQITYINSFKALKEHMEGYRESCPTQVDHLSREVDGLVHRLVQGLEDQFKNDVRPYLRRMMTRKWLSTDEDFQQLLSRTEKLAQRCSQMRHPYVQMFVSNLHYYVVKEYVSQLMKNNYSCKNRKHDKAATKMRVQWDELNDLFEEMKTTHDWLHPVGDHLSNIIGEKNKRDIKNHLKHLVADYPDISKKHLSSVLYFRGLVRGREKRVILQCLTELKKKLGTAGNTGDKKRGLFIDMQVTITNTNCLADMPFSCLSSLLPDS from the exons ATGCCAAGCAGAGATCAGATGGCAGGGATTGGGGAACCTGGGGACATGGAGGAGGTGAATGAAGCTCAGGGTCTAGAGGGGGACAGATCCTCCCTCAAATCCACTATGGAGAGGAACGTGAAGACACAACCTGACGGCCCGGTGAAGGAGAAGAAACTGGGGATGATGAAGCAATTCAGGGAGAGCATCAAGCGGGTTGGAGAGAGGGGTCCTCTGGCCTCAAACAGCCAAGAGTCAAAGGACAAATCCAATTCAGAACAGGGGGGACATGGTATTGACCCTGAAGTGACCTCACCAACCCATCAGCTGCCACCCCCTCCCTCACCAT GTTTGAGTGCTGGGTCTCCTATGGCCTCTCCCCTGAAGGGTCtaggtggggagggaggagagagtgcagAAGATTCACTCCAGAAAAAGCACACCAGAACACGCTCAG ACCCATCGGCAATTGGGGACTCTCTTCTAAAGAAGGGGGCTTCCATTCGACGGAGTTTGCGACTTGTGGGGAATAAGAAGGACAAGGCCCTCAAACAGGAGCAGCTCCAGCCTGTCACTGAGATCACtgtggatgagaagagagagaaggagagggtagaGATAAAAGAGTCATACATACTCCCAGAGATACCCCTCACACCCCTCTCAG TGATGCAGATCAATAAGCTGATTGGGATGGAGGTGCTGGAGGAGGCCTATCTGAACCTCCTCTCCCTGTGCCAGGAGTTccagcaggagagggaggagtgcaCGGAGGAGGCCTCCTCTATGGAGCTGGCCAAGAAGGAGAAGGACCTGAGGCTCCTTTACAATGCCCTGCTGGACAAGGTGAAGGAAATAGTGCGGGACTCCAACTCCTTTCCCTCTCGCAACAAGGATCTCTTGGTGCATGTGGCCCATGTcatccaggaggaggagaagagggaggcagaGCCTGGGGTCGCGGGCATGGTTGGGCCTGGGGGTTGGCGGGGGGCCTGGAGAGAGGCTGTGAGCGAGGGTGTACAGGCCACACTGAAGAGTGTTCACTTGGACAGGCCCGAGCAGAATACCTCCTGGCTGGCTATCCACCTGGGTATGCTGGGCAAGGCCATCGTGGAGGACTTGAAGAAGGTGAAGGGAGAGCTGCAAGGCTCTTACCCACCCAGCTTCAATGTGTTCAGCACCTATGTGAGCTGTTACCATGGTGCTGTCAGCCAGCACCTGAAGAGGCTTCAGCAGCAGGTGACAGATCTGAAGGACTACTACACCCTGCTGGACTGGATCATCAATCACTATGAGAG TGAGAAGGTAATGAGTAGTCCTTCATTGAGACCAGAGATGGAAGCTGAGAACATAGGCCTCTCCCTGGAGGAGGGTTTCCTGGACCAGCTCAAGGGGAAATACTGCATGCGGGCAAAG GAGGACATGAGAGCTTCACTGGATAAAATATTAGAGATTGAAAATGAGGACATGTGGATAAAGAAACAGGCACCAGAGACTGACGATGAAcacttttttaaatctgacatacACATGGATATCTGGACG AAAGTTAAGAGCAATGCTGTAAACTCCAAGAGGATTGATGCAGACCTGGAGATGAGAATAGTCTGTTCCTGCCTAGAAGAGTTACAGCAGTTTCCCAAGCG ATTTGAGAACGAATTTAGGTACTGCTGTAACAGTATGGAAAACCCTTCACTTTGGGCTGACTATCAGATAACCTACATCAACAGCTTTAAAGCTCTTAA gGAGCACATGGAGGGTTACAGAGAGAGCTGCCCGACACAGGTGGACCATCTCAGCAGAGAGGTGGATGGCTTGGTCCATAGACTGGTCCAGGGCCTGGAGGACCAGTTTAAGAATGATGTCAGG CCTTACCTCAGGAGAATGATGACGAGGAAGTGGCTCTCCACAGATGAGGACTTTCAACAGCTGTtgagcaggacagagaagctggCCCAGCGCTGTTCACAAATGAGACATCCATATGTACAG ATGTTTGTGAGCAACTTGCACTACTATGTGGTGAAAGAGTATGTCTCCCAGCTGATGAAAAACAACTACTCCTGTAAGAACAGGAAGCATGACAAAGCAGCCACCAAGATGAGGGTGCAGTGGGATGAACTCAATGATTTGTTTGAGGAAATG AAGACAACACATGACTGGCTCCACCCAGTAGGAGACCACCTGAGTAACATAATTGGGGAAAAGAACAAGAGAGACATAAAGAACCACCTGAAACATTTAGTAGCGGACTACCCAGACATCAG TAAGAAGCACCTATCGTCCGTGCTGTACTTCAGGGGCTTGGTGCGGGGCAGGGAGAAGCGGGTAATCCTGCAGTGTCTCACTGAGCTGAAGAAGAAACTAGGAACTGCAGGGAACACTGGAGATAAAAAAAGAGGCCTCTTCATTGATATGCAGGTCACCATCACCAATACAAACTGTCTGGCTGACATGCctttctcctgcctctcctctctcctgccagACAGCTAA